A single region of the Streptomyces sp. NBC_00236 genome encodes:
- a CDS encoding maleylpyruvate isomerase family mycothiol-dependent enzyme gives MEKNLEFPDLLRLIDERSTAFRAVVAAAPGLDAQVPTCPGWTLFDLVKHLGGGDRFWAAIVGAGPADAPPAEAVAARAALEVPQEREALLAWLDSSTQLLLDALRAAGPESGCWTWWPASQSPQTAGGTARHRVQETAVHTYDAQLAGGTPQPLPVEPALDGVEEFLFTVCATPSAWPHTPTAFDFHAAEGRSWRLTVDGDGARTTRIPEPTAATGEDSDAAGACVHGTASELVLYLYDRIQADSLHVDGDAGLLDLLRAWEPEEK, from the coding sequence GTGGAAAAGAATCTTGAGTTCCCCGACCTGTTGCGACTGATCGATGAACGGTCGACCGCCTTCCGCGCCGTGGTCGCTGCCGCGCCCGGTCTCGACGCACAGGTGCCGACCTGCCCTGGGTGGACGCTGTTCGATCTGGTGAAGCATCTGGGTGGGGGAGACCGTTTCTGGGCCGCCATCGTCGGCGCGGGGCCCGCCGACGCGCCCCCGGCAGAGGCCGTCGCCGCGCGCGCCGCTCTGGAAGTGCCGCAGGAGCGTGAGGCCCTGCTGGCCTGGCTGGACTCGTCGACGCAGCTTCTGCTGGACGCCCTGCGCGCGGCGGGACCGGAGAGCGGTTGCTGGACGTGGTGGCCCGCGTCGCAGTCACCGCAGACCGCCGGCGGGACCGCCCGGCACCGGGTCCAGGAGACCGCGGTGCATACCTACGACGCCCAGCTCGCCGGGGGCACCCCGCAGCCGCTGCCGGTCGAACCGGCACTCGACGGTGTGGAGGAGTTCCTGTTCACCGTCTGCGCAACGCCGAGTGCCTGGCCGCACACGCCCACGGCCTTCGACTTCCACGCCGCCGAGGGCCGCTCCTGGCGCCTCACCGTCGACGGCGACGGCGCACGCACCACCCGCATCCCCGAGCCCACCGCCGCGACCGGCGAGGACTCGGACGCAGCCGGCGCCTGCGTCCACGGAACGGCCAGTGAGCTGGTCCTCTACCTGTACGACCGGATCCAGGCCGACTCCTTGCACGTTGACGGAGACGCAGGGTTGCTCGACCTGCTCCGCGCCTGGGAGCCGGAGGAGAAGTAG
- the grpE gene encoding nucleotide exchange factor GrpE, whose protein sequence is MWELYALHRVSDRLLLTIQSAFEEPGSPDSQPLLSERQYLSVFASLGMTWFEDGDAFDPFLHEIVDVEQADDPYAPIEIIEVVRTGLTLGGLLFNRASVRIRAGVEHAQRGVADRSPLYWAFLRRHRPTVDLSQGWGSNSQWRTDFRLDYRTPAGDRLNVAGYRPIDGDADLHPDHPNNLSREERLLTPGERRELLRHRCLLRAPVAAGALFGSPGWERDLMPFDWQLPGPGTDAARQAQEP, encoded by the coding sequence ATGTGGGAGCTCTACGCTCTGCACCGGGTCAGCGACCGACTGCTGCTCACCATCCAGTCTGCCTTCGAGGAGCCCGGCTCCCCGGATTCGCAGCCCTTGCTCTCGGAGCGCCAGTATCTCAGCGTGTTCGCCTCTCTCGGCATGACATGGTTCGAGGACGGCGACGCATTTGACCCGTTCCTTCACGAGATCGTCGACGTCGAGCAGGCCGATGACCCGTACGCGCCGATCGAGATCATCGAGGTCGTCCGGACCGGCCTGACGCTGGGCGGGCTGCTGTTCAATCGGGCCAGCGTACGCATCCGTGCCGGCGTCGAACACGCCCAACGCGGTGTCGCGGACCGCTCTCCGCTGTACTGGGCCTTCCTGCGCCGCCACCGGCCCACGGTCGACCTGTCCCAGGGTTGGGGCAGCAATTCCCAGTGGCGCACCGACTTCCGTCTCGACTACCGAACCCCGGCCGGCGATCGGCTCAACGTCGCGGGGTATCGCCCGATCGACGGCGACGCGGACCTGCACCCCGACCACCCGAACAATCTCAGCCGCGAGGAAAGACTTCTGACGCCCGGTGAGCGGCGCGAGCTGTTGCGCCACCGCTGTCTCCTGCGCGCGCCCGTGGCCGCCGGCGCCCTGTTCGGTTCACCCGGCTGGGAGCGGGATCTGATGCCCTTCGACTGGCAGCTCCCCGGCCCGGGGACTGACGCCGCGCGGCAAGCCCAGGAACCGTGA
- a CDS encoding GNAT family N-acetyltransferase yields the protein MTQQFIDLQGRAVVLEEITEDNWRDVADVAPADEQRRYVAALAARYLLLSQHSEVWTSLGVRAGDDVVGHVMWAYGDEDGSHWIGGMLVSKAEQGKGVRRATLGAVIERLSALPECREIRLSYHPDNTSAGRLYTSFGFQPTGDFEDEEIVVALPVS from the coding sequence ATGACGCAGCAGTTCATCGACCTCCAGGGCCGGGCCGTGGTGCTCGAGGAGATCACGGAGGACAACTGGCGCGATGTCGCCGACGTGGCGCCCGCCGACGAGCAGCGCCGGTACGTGGCCGCGCTCGCGGCGCGCTATCTCCTGCTTTCCCAGCACAGCGAGGTGTGGACGTCCCTCGGCGTCCGCGCTGGTGACGACGTCGTGGGCCACGTCATGTGGGCGTACGGGGACGAGGACGGCAGCCACTGGATCGGCGGCATGTTGGTGAGCAAGGCCGAACAGGGCAAGGGCGTGCGCCGCGCAACCCTGGGCGCCGTGATCGAGCGCCTGTCTGCGCTGCCGGAGTGCCGGGAGATCCGCCTCTCCTACCACCCGGACAATACGTCCGCCGGCCGCCTCTACACCTCGTTCGGCTTCCAGCCGACCGGGGACTTCGAGGACGAGGAGATCGTGGTGGCGCTTCCCGTGAGCTAG
- a CDS encoding DUF3592 domain-containing protein, which translates to MQDTIAYDGVAIFLMLVVVWQMRRRLTLRSRGVEVTARCFDRDWRGKGGPQFLLSYTTPDGVKRTHSAGENHVPAGTREGDSVAVLYDPVSPGRAETALASRKPFWKHYDMAGLVGVALSIVLMVHVL; encoded by the coding sequence GTGCAGGACACGATCGCTTACGACGGCGTCGCAATTTTTCTGATGCTGGTCGTGGTCTGGCAGATGCGGCGACGGCTGACGCTTCGTTCCCGGGGCGTCGAGGTCACCGCTCGGTGCTTCGATCGTGATTGGCGTGGGAAGGGCGGCCCGCAGTTCCTTCTGAGCTACACGACGCCAGACGGTGTCAAGCGGACACACAGTGCAGGTGAAAACCACGTCCCCGCCGGCACCCGCGAAGGGGACAGCGTTGCAGTCCTCTATGACCCTGTGTCCCCTGGGCGCGCGGAGACGGCACTCGCTTCCCGCAAACCATTCTGGAAGCACTACGACATGGCGGGCCTGGTGGGAGTTGCTCTCAGTATCGTGCTGATGGTGCACGTCCTCTAG
- a CDS encoding transposase, with protein MGAVAESFLPVSNGRCGRWRDHRQVIDGILYRVRAGVQWRDPPERFGPWRMVHECRRLWSADGAWERLLAEAQTAADVVGEI; from the coding sequence GTGGGAGCGGTTGCGGAATCGTTCTTGCCGGTGAGCAATGGGCGGTGCGGGCGGTGGCGTGATCACCGGCAAGTGATCGACGGGATCCTGTACAGGGTGCGGGCCGGGGTTCAGTGGCGAGATCCACCGGAGCGGTTCGGTCCTTGGCGGATGGTGCACGAGTGCCGTCGGCTGTGGTCGGCGGACGGCGCCTGGGAGCGCCTCCTGGCGGAGGCTCAGACCGCAGCCGACGTGGTGGGCGAGATTTGA
- a CDS encoding DUF3592 domain-containing protein, producing MDIHGYLTLLCAVLGAMALIGYGMSLAGVTRAQRTVRVMGRIERVREPRHGSSQHDGIPVVVSFCDPSTGQEFTVTNDDEHGDRISTAWTGREIGVRYQQGRPHTYRFTHDLWANRHGRAWPNSAVFLLYAGLVVLVAIDWGWPWALLGFAGPWSVAAARYLPRNARATRRRIDALTSQPVVQGRVVAVLTDTSADEDGHTSTSHTPVIAFTTHEGTSVTAYCAHGLPDPVNSYGRTVTIHYSPEDPAVFTPDLASEHSSRKFDMICSAVVIAVAVSAIAVGAVML from the coding sequence ATGGACATACACGGATACCTGACGCTGTTGTGCGCGGTCTTGGGTGCGATGGCGCTGATCGGGTACGGCATGTCGCTGGCCGGGGTGACCCGGGCCCAGCGCACGGTCCGGGTCATGGGCCGGATCGAGCGGGTGCGTGAACCCCGGCACGGAAGCTCTCAGCACGATGGCATACCCGTGGTCGTCTCCTTCTGTGACCCATCCACCGGGCAGGAGTTCACCGTGACGAACGACGATGAGCACGGTGACCGGATCTCCACGGCCTGGACCGGCCGGGAGATCGGTGTCCGCTACCAGCAGGGGAGACCGCACACCTATCGGTTCACCCATGACCTCTGGGCCAACAGGCACGGTCGCGCATGGCCGAACTCCGCGGTCTTCCTGCTCTATGCCGGTCTGGTGGTCCTCGTCGCGATCGACTGGGGCTGGCCGTGGGCCCTGCTCGGCTTCGCCGGACCCTGGAGCGTCGCCGCCGCCCGCTACCTCCCCCGGAATGCACGCGCGACGAGGCGCCGCATCGATGCGCTCACCTCCCAGCCCGTCGTTCAGGGCCGAGTGGTCGCCGTCCTCACGGACACCAGCGCCGACGAAGACGGCCACACCTCCACCAGCCACACACCAGTCATCGCCTTCACCACCCATGAGGGCACGTCCGTCACCGCCTACTGCGCTCATGGGCTGCCAGACCCCGTGAACTCGTACGGTCGGACCGTCACGATCCACTACTCGCCCGAGGATCCAGCCGTCTTCACCCCGGATCTCGCGTCCGAACACAGTTCCCGGAAATTCGACATGATCTGCAGCGCCGTGGTCATTGCCGTTGCAGTGTCAGCCATTGCCGTGGGAGCGGTCATGCTGTGA
- a CDS encoding ABC transporter ATP-binding protein yields the protein MIEVNGLTKRYGDVLAVDDLSFTIRPGEVTGFLGPNGAGKSTTMRMILGLDVPTSGTAGVNGLPVAAQPAPLKVLGALLDAGAVLPSRSAYHHLLALAASNGLGRDRVSVVLDEVGLSDVARRPAGTYSLGMKQRLGIAAALLGDPPVLVLDEPLNGLDPEGIVWMRKLMRRMAAEGRAVMMSSHLMSETELTVDHLVVIGRGRLIADTSMAAFIAGHTDREVVVRTPQAAELGRRLVEAGADARPDGENGLIVTGTGAVEVGALAAAGGIELHELTLRQTSLEQVFMKLTQDSIEYSSEKEAA from the coding sequence ATGATCGAGGTGAACGGGCTCACCAAGCGCTACGGCGACGTGCTGGCCGTCGACGACCTGAGCTTCACCATCCGGCCCGGAGAGGTTACGGGCTTCTTGGGTCCGAACGGTGCGGGCAAGTCGACGACGATGCGGATGATCCTGGGGCTGGACGTACCAACCTCCGGCACCGCCGGCGTCAACGGGCTGCCCGTGGCTGCGCAGCCCGCGCCGCTGAAGGTCCTCGGAGCGCTGTTGGACGCCGGCGCCGTGCTGCCCAGCCGCAGCGCCTACCACCATCTGCTGGCCCTGGCCGCCAGCAACGGGCTGGGTCGCGATCGTGTCTCGGTCGTCCTGGACGAAGTCGGGCTGTCAGACGTTGCACGCCGCCCGGCCGGCACCTACTCGCTCGGCATGAAACAACGGCTCGGCATTGCCGCGGCACTGTTGGGCGACCCACCCGTGCTCGTGCTGGACGAGCCGCTCAACGGGCTGGATCCCGAGGGGATCGTATGGATGCGCAAGCTGATGCGGCGGATGGCTGCCGAAGGCCGGGCCGTGATGATGTCCAGCCATCTGATGAGCGAGACCGAACTCACCGTTGACCACCTCGTAGTGATCGGCCGGGGCCGCCTGATCGCCGACACCAGCATGGCCGCGTTCATTGCCGGGCACACCGACCGGGAAGTCGTGGTGCGCACTCCGCAGGCCGCCGAGCTCGGCCGGCGGCTCGTCGAAGCAGGGGCCGACGCCCGTCCTGACGGCGAGAACGGGCTGATCGTCACCGGCACCGGCGCCGTCGAGGTCGGTGCCCTCGCCGCGGCCGGAGGCATCGAACTCCATGAGCTGACGCTGCGCCAGACGTCCCTCGAGCAGGTCTTCATGAAGCTCACGCAGGACAGCATCGAGTACTCCTCCGAGAAGGAAGCAGCCTGA
- a CDS encoding ABC transporter permease, with translation MSKALTSIRPRFTPAQTRRQQRPAPTEGETGRARFRHALHAEWIKIRTMRSTSYVILGTLLMAGALAALNGSSSGDEFAVMTAADKATFDPLATSLKGYVLAQVTIALLGGMVITAEYGSRTIVSTLSAVPHRNRVLAAKAIVLSSIALVAGWATTFSGFLVGQAALKGAGAPHLALSDSQSVRAILGGGLFLALAGLMGLAVGTLIRSTTATVTTLFAVLLIVPAFGPALPGPASDWTAKYWPPSAGGQIMTSYQDPSLLAPWAGLAVMAGCVAALLAAAFLTFRKRDA, from the coding sequence ATGAGCAAGGCTCTCACCTCCATCCGCCCCCGCTTCACGCCGGCACAGACACGCCGACAGCAGCGCCCCGCGCCCACCGAGGGGGAGACCGGCCGGGCCAGGTTTCGGCACGCCCTCCACGCCGAGTGGATCAAGATTCGGACGATGCGCTCCACGTCCTACGTCATCCTCGGCACTCTCCTCATGGCGGGCGCCCTCGCCGCGCTCAACGGCTCCTCCTCGGGCGACGAGTTCGCGGTCATGACGGCGGCGGACAAGGCGACTTTCGACCCACTGGCCACCAGCTTGAAGGGCTACGTCCTGGCGCAGGTCACCATCGCGCTCCTGGGGGGCATGGTGATCACGGCCGAGTACGGCAGCCGGACCATCGTCAGCACACTCAGCGCCGTCCCTCACCGCAACCGGGTCCTGGCAGCCAAGGCGATCGTGCTCTCCTCGATCGCGCTGGTCGCCGGATGGGCGACCACGTTCAGCGGATTCCTCGTCGGACAGGCGGCACTCAAGGGCGCCGGCGCGCCGCACCTGGCGCTGTCCGACTCGCAATCCGTGCGCGCCATCCTGGGCGGCGGCCTGTTCCTGGCTCTGGCCGGGCTCATGGGCCTGGCCGTGGGCACGCTGATCCGCTCCACCACGGCTACGGTGACCACTCTGTTTGCCGTCCTGCTGATCGTGCCCGCCTTCGGTCCGGCACTGCCGGGGCCGGCGTCGGACTGGACCGCGAAGTACTGGCCGCCGTCCGCCGGCGGCCAGATCATGACGAGCTATCAGGATCCATCGCTACTGGCACCGTGGGCCGGGCTCGCGGTAATGGCCGGGTGTGTGGCCGCGCTGCTGGCCGCCGCGTTTCTCACCTTCCGCAAGCGGGACGCGTAG
- a CDS encoding response regulator transcription factor has translation MTEQLLVVEDDATLRELLAASLQLAGFAVTSVATGADALTAVQHARPDLIVLDVMLPDFDGFEVVRRLRDSSLGPSGPPPVLFLTALDAAKDRISGLSAGGDDYVTKPFSLEELILRIRAILRRTSGRSPDGRLTVGDLMLDPDSHQVTRAGETVALSPTEFSLLRVLMEHVGQVLSKEQILDLVWHYDFGGDDTIVASYISYLRRKLDDAEPKLIHTVRGTGYVLRRPPQ, from the coding sequence ATGACAGAGCAACTGCTGGTGGTGGAGGACGACGCCACGCTGCGAGAGCTGCTGGCCGCGAGCCTGCAGCTGGCCGGCTTCGCCGTGACGTCGGTGGCCACCGGAGCGGACGCGCTGACCGCGGTGCAGCACGCGCGCCCCGACCTGATCGTCCTTGATGTCATGCTGCCGGACTTCGACGGCTTCGAAGTCGTGCGGCGGCTGCGGGACAGCTCACTCGGCCCGAGCGGTCCGCCACCGGTGCTGTTCCTGACCGCGCTGGATGCGGCCAAGGACCGGATCAGCGGGCTGAGCGCCGGCGGCGACGACTACGTCACCAAGCCGTTCAGCCTGGAAGAGCTGATCCTGCGCATTCGCGCCATTTTGCGCCGCACCAGCGGCCGGTCTCCGGACGGCCGGCTGACGGTCGGCGACCTGATGCTGGACCCGGACAGTCACCAGGTGACCCGCGCAGGCGAGACCGTTGCGCTGTCGCCCACCGAGTTCAGCCTGCTGCGAGTACTGATGGAACACGTCGGCCAGGTGTTGTCCAAGGAACAGATCCTGGACCTGGTGTGGCACTACGACTTCGGAGGCGACGACACCATCGTCGCCTCCTACATCAGCTATCTGCGCCGCAAACTGGACGATGCTGAGCCCAAGCTCATCCACACGGTGCGCGGCACCGGGTACGTGCTGCGCAGGCCGCCGCAGTGA
- a CDS encoding sensor histidine kinase codes for MKGADARPSRGLSLRSRLLAITLALLVAALLASTGLVIDQLQRELVRQLDERVEGVAAVTARLPGLPDVIGKDASQVRESVEQLWLPDVYVAVLGPDGRVTRVIRPATGPAPELPRLDTVAVAGRGGRPFTADAASGGGTWRAVAVPTTAGESGGSEGSVVVAGSHRDVDDAMSRLTRKVLLIDAAVLVLLGLAGWFAVRGGLRPLRRIEATAGAIASGDLSRRVPQLAAPRTELGRLSTSLNGMLDRIEEGNAARAETEHRMRRFIADVSHELRTPMAGIKGFTELYRMGGMPARADVDASMSRIEREAGRLVGLVEELLLLARLDEDAATAAAARTLQVTPMDLRTLAADALHDLRALDPQRPVTLTGPGGGPPAAAPVVGDEARLHQVTSNLVGNAVAHTPTGTPVRIGVGTKDGCAILEFHDEGPGMTADQAERAFDRFYRADRARARGRPGGGAGLGLAIVDSLVRAHGGRVEIETTLGKGANFRIVLPLHP; via the coding sequence GTGAAGGGTGCCGACGCTCGCCCCAGCCGTGGCCTCTCGCTGCGCAGCCGGCTCCTGGCGATCACCCTCGCGCTGTTGGTCGCCGCGCTGCTCGCCAGTACCGGCCTGGTGATCGACCAGCTCCAGCGCGAACTCGTCCGCCAACTGGACGAGCGGGTCGAAGGCGTCGCCGCCGTCACCGCACGACTTCCCGGGCTGCCGGACGTCATCGGCAAGGACGCCTCCCAGGTCCGCGAGAGCGTCGAACAACTGTGGCTCCCCGACGTCTACGTCGCCGTCCTCGGCCCTGACGGCCGGGTCACCCGGGTCATCCGGCCCGCCACGGGTCCCGCGCCCGAGCTGCCCCGTCTCGATACCGTGGCGGTGGCCGGGCGCGGCGGCAGGCCTTTCACCGCGGACGCGGCGAGCGGGGGCGGTACCTGGAGAGCCGTCGCCGTACCGACGACGGCCGGCGAGAGCGGCGGTTCGGAAGGAAGCGTGGTTGTGGCGGGCTCCCATCGCGACGTCGATGACGCCATGAGCCGGCTCACCAGGAAGGTCCTCCTGATCGACGCCGCGGTCCTGGTCCTGCTGGGCCTGGCCGGATGGTTCGCGGTGCGCGGCGGGCTGCGGCCACTGCGCCGGATCGAGGCCACAGCCGGCGCCATCGCCTCCGGCGACCTCTCCCGTCGGGTCCCGCAGCTGGCTGCTCCTCGCACCGAGCTCGGCCGGCTGTCCACCTCGCTCAACGGCATGCTCGACCGGATCGAGGAGGGCAACGCCGCCCGCGCCGAGACCGAGCACCGCATGCGCCGCTTCATCGCCGACGTCAGCCACGAACTGCGCACCCCGATGGCCGGCATCAAGGGCTTCACCGAGCTGTACCGGATGGGCGGCATGCCCGCGCGCGCCGACGTCGACGCCTCGATGAGCCGCATCGAACGGGAAGCCGGACGGCTGGTCGGGCTGGTGGAGGAACTGTTGCTTCTGGCCCGCCTCGACGAGGACGCGGCAACTGCCGCTGCCGCGCGCACCCTGCAGGTCACCCCCATGGACCTACGCACGCTGGCCGCCGACGCCCTGCACGATCTGCGCGCCCTCGACCCGCAGCGCCCCGTGACCCTCACCGGCCCCGGCGGCGGACCACCCGCCGCCGCCCCTGTCGTCGGCGATGAGGCCAGGCTTCATCAGGTCACCTCCAACCTGGTCGGCAACGCCGTCGCGCACACTCCGACCGGCACTCCGGTGCGTATCGGCGTCGGCACGAAAGACGGATGCGCCATCCTGGAATTCCACGACGAGGGGCCCGGCATGACTGCCGACCAGGCAGAGCGGGCCTTCGACCGGTTCTACCGGGCGGACAGGGCCCGCGCCCGTGGCCGGCCCGGCGGCGGCGCCGGCTTGGGGCTGGCCATCGTCGACTCCCTCGTACGCGCTCATGGTGGCCGCGTCGAGATCGAGACGACCCTCGGTAAGGGTGCGAACTTCCGCATCGTGCTGCCTCTGCACCCATGA
- a CDS encoding YcxB family protein, whose translation MSPAGITCRTDHSTQVLEWTVFQGYRETVGHFVLLSRDPNIMYLAVLPKQGVREAEDLDRLRAILDQHTPQV comes from the coding sequence GTGTCCCCGGCGGGGATCACCTGCCGGACTGACCACAGCACGCAGGTCCTGGAGTGGACCGTCTTCCAGGGCTACCGTGAGACCGTCGGCCACTTCGTCCTGCTGAGTCGGGACCCCAACATCATGTACCTCGCTGTCCTGCCCAAACAGGGCGTGCGTGAGGCCGAGGACCTCGACCGGCTGCGGGCCATCCTGGACCAGCACACCCCTCAAGTGTGA
- a CDS encoding contact-dependent growth inhibition system immunity protein has translation MTVSIDRRRSLEELERDRWPAPPPGATYLIATAHALRGRPVGTLTVEELRLLIGQDIGLPVLLPLAMEVLHDNPLAEGDMYEGDLLRAVLTMNSAVWSAHPELAKRLTFIVGGLSGLSPDLQSKVERFVGDAQNP, from the coding sequence GTGACTGTATCTATCGACCGTCGTCGGTCCCTTGAAGAGCTGGAACGTGATCGCTGGCCGGCGCCCCCGCCTGGCGCCACCTATCTCATTGCGACGGCGCATGCCTTGCGGGGTCGGCCTGTCGGGACTCTGACCGTTGAGGAACTCCGGCTGCTGATCGGCCAGGACATTGGGCTGCCAGTGCTTCTTCCGCTCGCGATGGAGGTGCTTCATGACAACCCGCTGGCCGAAGGCGACATGTACGAGGGCGATCTGTTGCGGGCGGTCCTGACGATGAACTCAGCTGTCTGGAGCGCTCATCCGGAACTTGCGAAGCGATTGACCTTCATCGTCGGCGGCCTCTCCGGGCTCTCGCCAGACCTGCAGAGCAAGGTCGAGCGGTTCGTAGGCGACGCCCAGAACCCCTGA
- a CDS encoding SDR family oxidoreductase, whose translation MGSMNNTKTALVTGANKGIGFAIAQGLGTLGFTVAVGARDDARRAEAVARLCATGTNAFGVALDVTSEDSAAAAAASIEKEAGRLDVLVNNAGISGRFEDGAQDPTTLDLDVLRTVLETNVFGVVRVTNAMLPLLSRAASPRIVNMSSNMGSLTLQAGPVMAAYAPSKSMLNSVTAQYARRFADTNIIVNAACPGYVATDFTGFAGDRTPDQGAAIALRLATLPDEGPRGGFFDDEGAVAW comes from the coding sequence ATGGGCAGCATGAACAACACCAAGACAGCGCTGGTCACCGGCGCGAACAAGGGAATCGGCTTCGCCATCGCTCAGGGGCTCGGAACCCTTGGCTTCACCGTCGCTGTGGGGGCTCGTGACGATGCCCGACGCGCTGAGGCCGTGGCGCGGCTGTGTGCCACGGGCACAAACGCCTTCGGAGTCGCCCTCGATGTCACCTCCGAGGACAGTGCCGCCGCAGCAGCGGCGAGCATCGAGAAGGAGGCTGGGCGACTCGACGTCCTCGTCAACAACGCAGGAATCTCCGGCCGGTTCGAGGACGGGGCGCAGGACCCCACGACCCTCGACCTCGACGTCCTGCGCACGGTCCTGGAAACGAACGTCTTCGGGGTTGTACGGGTGACGAATGCGATGCTCCCGCTGCTCAGCCGCGCCGCCTCGCCCCGGATCGTCAACATGTCCAGCAACATGGGCTCGCTGACGCTGCAGGCCGGCCCTGTCATGGCCGCCTACGCACCCTCCAAGTCGATGCTCAACAGCGTCACGGCACAGTACGCCCGCCGGTTCGCCGACACGAACATCATCGTGAACGCGGCATGCCCCGGGTACGTCGCAACCGACTTCACCGGATTCGCCGGTGACCGAACACCCGACCAGGGAGCCGCGATCGCCCTTCGCCTCGCGACACTGCCCGACGAAGGCCCCCGAGGCGGCTTCTTCGACGACGAGGGAGCCGTTGCCTGGTAA
- a CDS encoding LysR family transcriptional regulator yields MDDLETRELRYFVAVAEELHFGRAAQRLGIAQPPLSRAIRQLERRLGVQLLDRDRRGVALTGAGGVLLRDARVALDAVAAAARRTRRAADLQPPLVLVTKAGASHELLQRLVAASAADTDTAPVEVVLCEVGEQARFLRSGRADAALMHRPVDDLAGFDTEDLYTEGQVALLPSGHPLAARPRLTLADVSNVPDLPIARWPRLDGSYPDGPGPEVHTQSQLAQLVALGKTLLVIPGSSRAWQWPDHVAVPVVDAPDITTVLAWPAGHHSSALAALVRAAAGLRNTPPASPTP; encoded by the coding sequence ATGGACGACCTGGAAACCCGTGAGCTGCGGTACTTCGTTGCAGTCGCCGAGGAGCTGCACTTCGGGCGCGCGGCGCAGCGACTGGGGATCGCGCAGCCACCGCTGTCACGGGCCATTCGGCAGCTGGAACGCCGGCTCGGCGTCCAGCTCCTGGACCGGGACCGACGAGGGGTGGCCCTCACCGGCGCCGGCGGTGTGCTGCTGCGCGACGCCCGGGTAGCCCTTGATGCGGTCGCAGCTGCCGCGCGCCGGACCCGGCGGGCCGCGGATCTCCAGCCGCCACTCGTACTGGTGACGAAAGCCGGCGCATCCCACGAGCTGCTGCAACGACTCGTCGCCGCGTCGGCAGCCGACACCGACACGGCACCGGTCGAAGTCGTCCTGTGCGAGGTCGGCGAGCAGGCACGGTTCCTGCGTAGCGGGCGCGCGGATGCGGCCCTCATGCACCGGCCGGTCGACGACCTGGCCGGGTTCGATACCGAGGACCTCTACACCGAAGGCCAAGTCGCCCTCCTGCCGTCGGGACACCCGCTTGCCGCACGTCCCCGGCTCACCCTCGCGGACGTCAGCAACGTGCCGGATCTTCCCATCGCCCGATGGCCCCGACTCGACGGCTCCTACCCTGACGGCCCCGGCCCCGAGGTGCACACCCAGTCACAGCTCGCTCAGCTGGTCGCGCTCGGCAAGACCTTGCTCGTCATCCCTGGCTCCAGCCGCGCCTGGCAGTGGCCCGACCATGTCGCGGTGCCCGTCGTCGACGCCCCGGACATCACGACCGTGCTCGCATGGCCAGCCGGCCACCACTCATCGGCTCTCGCCGCACTGGTCCGAGCCGCAGCGGGGCTGCGGAACACGCCACCAGCTTCGCCCACGCCCTGA